CGGTGCCAACAATGTTGCCTTTCAAGACGGTGGCACGGTGCCAACAATGTttgttcaataataataataataataatagtagtagtaataataataatataaaatacacTTAAGACTAATAGGAATGAGGGGTctaagggtggacggagtggtGAGGTGAGGGGACCGGTACCGGGCCGGTACCGGATGACACACCGCGccgaccccccggtaccggttgggtggGGAGCGTATTGGGCACTGTGGTGCCGGGTTATTCGACCGTTACTAatcattgtttttctttttcttttttttttattgaaaaccATTTCCATgtatatgcaatatatatatatatatatatatatacatatatatatatacatgttggTAGGCCGGAGAAGACGATCccatcaaaagtcaaaatatgcaATTTCAGTATTTACATTTTATACCCTAGAGTTTTAACTTTTGTTAAAATGggtaaaaatgttattttttatacattaatatttttttattttttctaacatactttaaaattgttttaattttgtaatgttttcaaattttatatttttttttaataaaatgtttgattttgtagtgtttatatttttttaattgtactttaatttattaaataaaaagtttaataatttggtaattaaatataaatagaaattaaattaaatagaaaagggtggggagggaaGGAGGtggcgaggtgctcctagcatTAGAGGAGGGGAGGAGAGGAAaagaaaaatcggggaggggaggggaggagtgagGAAACTCTCCCCCCACCCTAATAGAAGCTCAAATGGAAGGATGTTATGCATGTGGCAATCCTATCCATTTATGCGGCTTCCCGTTATGGAGGGTCTACTGAAATCCCCTTGGGGCCAGTGTTTCGGGAGAATAAGGGCGAAAAAAGGGTAGATCACCCCTTTCACCCCACCACTCCCCCTAGCCTTAAAATTTTTAAGCGAGTACATTTtctctttcatatttaattataactAAACGGATTttgagttattatatatatatgcttttattCTTGAATTGAAGTACATAATGCCTTTTCAGTCCACATTGAGAAATGACAAGTAAATTTTACACacatttttttaccttttataaCTCTAATTTAATTTGTAACCGGGTCAGCTGCACGTTCGTTTCAGCATATATATGAGGACCACGTATGCTAACGGGTAACGGTCCAGCTGGCCTGTTCCGGTCTTTGAAACCATTACTTAAAGGTATATACAAGTACACAACTAAGGACTCAATGCAACATATTTCACAATCAACTCTTCTTAATAACTTAGCTAACAAACTACAGTATAACACAACTGAAGTTTTACATATAAAGTACACATTCAAACTGCAAATAAATAAAAGCTAAATGAAGGTAGTTCGCTTATTACATATTCCAAATTAACCGGAACTCCTCTCTTGTTTTGATTAAAGCCCTTAAGCCATAACTCTTGAGCTCGAGAAGATTTCTCACGGACATGATCAAGCCTGAGATATTAGCTTCTGTGTTTTTGGACGTGGTGTACACTTGGCTATCAAAGGCTGACCTTTAATCATCACGAGTCCTCCACCTTCCGTCATATCAACCAAGTCTTTaccaattctttcaaaatcaaaacattgTATAAGCAAACTTAACCCCAGCCCAATCAAAGGGATACCCAATCCATATCCTGGACACATCCTTACTCCAGACCCAAATGGCATGTACTTAAGCTTGGGTGGTGTTGTGCTTTCTGGCCCTTCAAACCTTTCCGGTTTAAAACTTTGTGGGTCACTCCACAACTTTGGGTCATGTTGTACCGCCCATTGATTGACCATCAGCATAGCCCCTTTTGGGATGTGATAGCCTCCCACTACACAATCCTCCGAATTCTCGTGAGGCAATAGCGTCGGGACTGCAGGGTACAATCGCATCGTCTCGTTCACGATACAACGAAGGTAAGGTAACTTGCTTAAGTCTGATTCTTCAACAAGACGGTCAGTGCCCACAATATTGTCGATTTCTTCGTGTGCTTTCTTGAGAACATGTGGGTTGTTAAGCATCAACGCTAGGGCCCATACCGTAATTGAAGTACATTTTTCAATTCCAGCTGCTAAGATATTCTATAATAATTAACACGTaaaaaagaatgaatcagttcaTGCAATAATTTCGTAAAACATGAGTTGTGGATGGAGTAAATCATAAGGATTAGTATTAATTAGTACGTTATAtatctaaattaattaattaccagCAAAACGGCTGTAATAAGGTCATCAGTATAGTGCTGGGGGTCCTGTTGTTGTAGCTTTAAAAACACCCCAATCATGGTAATCCACTTGTCAGTTAAAACCCCTTTCCCTTGTCTAACTTGATCAATCAAAGCATGAAAGAAGGTATCTCTTTTTTCCACACATGCATGCATCTTCTTCTCCAATTCTTTAGTCGATCCAAACCGTCTCATGAAGGGAATATAATCTGCTAAATTCGTCGACAGCCCTAACTCAAACGTCTCCTTAACGATCTCTTGAAACTGTTTCCCTAACGCTTCATCTTCCCCTGAAAACCTTTTCCCTGATACCGACATCATCAGATTGTTCGTAGCAAAGTCATTGATTACCGAAGATAAGTTCACTTCCGAAGAGGTAGAACATTTGGACGCAAGACTAGTTAACATAATTTTTCCTTCTTGCGCACGTACGTTATAAAACTCATTTATTCTATGAGAGGAGAAAAACTCGGTACTAGAGATTTTTCGGAGGTTGAGAAAGTGTTCGCCATAAGGAGACCAAGCCATGTTAGTAAAGTTATCTCCAAGGATCTTACCAAAGAGTAGATTTGGACGGTTAGCGAAAATGATGTCGTTTTGCTTGGTGAAGCATTCTTCGGTTAATTTAGGGTCGGCGAGTAAGAGGACTCGACGTGACCCGAAACTAAGGAGGAGGATCGGACCATGTTTATTTGTTAGTTCGGCGTAGGTTCTGTAGAGGGGTTTGTTCATGAGATGAAGGTGACCGATTATGGGGAGGGTTGGGAATATAGTTGGTGGAAGGTTCTTGCGACTGAGGTAACTTTTAGTGACTAAAAAGAGTGTAGCTACAACCACTACGGCGATAGTGATAAACAAAGGATCCATtattgagagaaaaaaataaaataaaaaggaatatatgattttgaagattcaaTAATTATGATGAGCTAGCACGTACATGCATGTTATAGCCATACGAACCTGGCCTTGGTCTTATAAGGATTTGATGATGGGTAGGTAGGTCATGTGTATTTACTGCGCTCCCAAATGTGTGGACGTTATATTACATATCGTTATCTCAATCCTAATTAATTAGTTCTCTCCTAGAGACGTCTAAATATCTCTTCTTGAAGCTCGTCTTGGAAAATGCTATTGTCATCATCCTCGTCTTGATTTATATTGTTCGTCGTCGTATTGCGTCTTGATTTAGACGAGGAAAGGCGAGGAGAGATCGAGTGTTTACGTGGTGGGGTTTGGGTGCCTGGGTGGACACAATGAGTTTGTCGACCAATCAAAAAGAGGATATTAATTGGTGAGGATGAGGTAAATTTTGAGAATAGAAGAAGAAAGTCTTGGTTTCAGTTTTTTTCTTTAGCGTGTCCTACTATGCAAGGGATAGATATTTAGCATTTCTCTGCTTGCCGTAAGGAGGGCAAAAACCGTACCAAAAACGGCAAAAATTATAAACCAAAAATTCCGAACCGAAAACACCGAAAGTATGGTTCGTTTTCGGTTTCATATAACTTCGGTTTTGGTATATGAAAAACCAAACTATAAAAGCGGAATTGaaccaaaatatatattgtttacctgttttatatcttttaattttattattcatttttattaGATATTTTTACAATATCTACTTTTGCTAGtgtaaaaacaatattaattttatggTTTAAGTGAAACTACACAACAACATCGATCCGTTTTTAAACAATTGCATATTGAAAGAACGCGTGAAAGAtataagtaattatatataaaatttatttgaaGTTTGTTTGGCTTATTTCGATGGATTTATTGTCATTATTGTATTGTTTATGTTACTAACATTGTTTgaaaaagttattgaagttgTAGCctaatcatatcatataaatttaaaacttttttagcTCAAGTTTGCTCAAATTCACAAATGGttaaaaaccaataaaaaccgaaccgatatATACCCAAATCGAgaaaaccgaaaccgaaaaaatTGAAACCCATtggttttaaatttcaaaaaccgaattataacgaTTTGATTTTCGGATTTAGTCAAAAACTGACCCAAACCGAACCGTAGTACTCATCCCTAGTATGTATTATGCATAAATGTCAAAAAGATACCTATGATCGTGTGTGCCAAATTCGACATTTTATAAATAGAAGGAAAAGAatcatctaccaataaactaaaacaggattgacatgTTCTTGAAACCACATgtgcgtaatccttgatcgacacgtgtccttttagtttatctattttgttaaattaacttttttagttgtatataaattcaattttattattagatttagaattaaactctaactattGGCTTATttatacaaaagacattataaccttatttgatttttcattttctcattaataaatcgtctcttttttttctcaattcttcaactcctattacttatattaattataataagttatcaacatgaagacttcaaaattttgagtttacgatccgaaatcacaaggttatttgCAATCATCACTATGCTTATAAGTATCATTTTTGATGTGTTCTAAAAGTTTAAGGTAATCAAAAATCTAACTAAacgtatattatatttatcattattgtttattattatttaatttcgATCATTGATTTACATTAGctaaaatttatttcatacttacgaatcatgtatgaggcattttcgaatttctttataatacaatctatataatTACGGTACATCGTACAAGTATTAGGACTCgtgcatatatataataagagaGCCTGTGTACAAATTATAAATCATAGAAAAATTTCAAATTCTCTATAGTCGGGAGGATGGACTGATGTTTGATAGAATTGTTAAATCATATCATAATAGCTCATCAAACCCGGTTTATACCCGAATAGACTAAAGATGTATATTTAAAGTTCAATCGTGTAATATACATAagtgtccatatatatatatatatatatataaaatgtcacaaatggcccctgtggtttgtcatatTTGCATTTTGCCCCCTATGCTTTTTTTTCATCGCAACTGGTCCCTATCTTTTTCGTTTTCGTTGCCAGAAGCCCCTTGCACTAACTTTTGTTAGTTTTAACCGTTAAATGAGGGTATATCGGTCTTTTCAAGTCTATCATTTCTTTCATCCatatcaatcatcatcatcatcttcatgaTCTATCATATGAACCCAGTTTACATAACACATTTTAACTCTTAGTCAATCAAATTTAACCTAATAATTCATAAAAAAGTCAATATACATAacctaaatttgaaaaaaaataaataataatttaaaatcaGTATCACCACTTAATACATAATCAAAACCTAACCCAAATGAATTAACTAAgatcaacaaacaaaaatataatcaaaatccaaatataAGAACATGGTTACGAATGTTTTAGTACAGATTTGTTGGAAAATCAAATGTGTCTAGTTGGGCCATTTACCTAGTCATTAATGAATCTTGGCATGAGTCATATCTAATTCATCCAGcagattatatatttataatatggtTCAATATGTGCATTTAAAAGATTATAGAAGCAAATAACTTTATCATTACAAAAGGGTACTCACTTTCTTTGAACACTATAACACTTACTTGATCAACCGATCCACTTTCAAATGATGAGATCATACCCCTAGTATTTGCCGTCAATCCATGTAATGCCTTTCGCATCATTTCTGATCATCCTCGCCGTTGACGGTATCCTCGTTTGTCACCATCGTCAATCCCTGTAATTTCGTCGCTCATTGTCACCGTCTCTAGTTAGCTTCAAAATCTACGGATTGGATTTGAATCGCTTGTTATTGGCAGATTTTGGATATGAGTTCTTTTGGCAAATCAAGATATATACCTTTTgaaaggtgccctattgttgcgtggatcgtaataagacgcgattcgttatgtcaagagtgcggaatcctcttgagataactagattgctattgcctttcgttgattaatgagcaattaaccaacccaaggagatgaagaaggcttgtggttcgtgtagaagaacacacgaaggaacaaataaccttaacTCGTAAATTCGTAAATAACTCTCCAGATTTCGAaaagattaacctaatttcatagattaggtcttgtatttatactagttaagtattggatcgtgtgggcttaggccttaattacgtattaggcccgaaatcaataaacaaccgatctgcctcgtgctgacgtcagcatgaggctgttcctacatgctgatgacgtcagcacgagggacgaccctttgttctttgtttgactttgtttgactcgtacataacatccaatcaccgtttaagtgttctacaacacttgtaaaccttgattctatgttcttgtacctgcaaaacaatatataacacacaaacacaatacaaaacataaacagatataatatagaagttcaaacataatcattaaatatcaacataagttcttatttaaatgattacacacacgttcctaaaaacgtaaacaataatcaaatctatgttgcgattgtcacaccgaatctgcatctacacctTTGATGAAGACGGGGAGATTGGTGGTAGCCTGGTGGGttactttgttatatatatgatggTTTATTAGATAGATCATAgacttttcaaaaagaaaaagatagatagatcatagatgtagatatataggatatattatttataaacaaatacgATGGTTTATAAAGCAGCGGTGGGATTTTGACGGGCTATGGATCAAGATCCCCTTCACAcataatagatagatatagatacatatacacatacccattcatttatatatgtgaACTTGATAGATAGAAAtttttgtttagatatttttttatgaatgattgaTGGATTGAAAAGAGAAATGCTTAAgaaagttgattaaaaaaaaaaagagaaacatgatgtacaaGAAGACAAGAGAagcagaaagaaagaaaagggaagaagaagaaagaagataaGACTCATTATAATATGAAAGGACTAAACtgccctcatgtgcaatgcacatgagggttttaacggccaaatttaacagaagttagtgtcaggggTTTCTAGCAACGAAAACGAAAAATGCAGGGACTAGTTGCGACGAAAAAAAAGCACAAGGGGCAAAATGCGAATGTGACAAACCatagggaccatttgtgacattttctcgtatatatatatatatatatataggttggagatcaaatgagaaggtaatTTAAGGAGATAAGAGAAagaaagttctttttttttaacttatttttttgatttttttttccacttttttcaTCCTCTCTTTATTTAACTTAttccattaaaaaaattttaaaaatatatttgttttcaaagggcgtagcccgtaagctataggcgaagcctctcaGTTTTTTGGCAAAGCCATAAAGActaagggcgaagcccattAGTTAGATTACTCCACCACCGATCATCCCCAATGACCTATCAATcatttatgacctatcacttccaccagctaccccttattagTATCGTTAAAGGCGAAACCCGTACCCTACCCTTATATGTATAGCTCACTAAATCGGGTGAgaactttttttcctttttaattttttttatagattgagttatataaaattaagagtcacaaatcaaaaaaataagCTAAGAAAAGCTAAAAAACGAAACTTCTCTCCTTAAAAAGTTTCTCTATGGATCTCTATTCTTATAAGGCTATTaaacacctaagcttaggtgtggaacctctcacatacaaatattttattatttattatttaatgaataaatgcgtGGAGCCCATGATTTtgatggtttaaaaaattatatattctcatcccccatatatatatatatatatatatttatgcttATAGGAGTGAGTTAATTTGAGaccaaacattaaaaaaaaaaactagggGACCAAATCTCAGTCACCCATTTTCCCTctcttaaatctcaactatttattttttttctcctcctgaaattattttattcatctacttcactcaaaatcttttatcttaaaaaccgtatatcgataatatataaaaattatatggctattcttaaaatttcatgctctttcattaaagaggtcattcgatatacttttgacaaatttttgaTACGGTATGTGCTTCGCCCTTTGAGGTATTAATAAGGGATAGTTaatggggtgataggtcatagagtttgataggtcatagtggATGATTGGTCATTGGTGTGATCGGGTTTTTTCCGATTTGATACAGTACATGCGTCGCCCTTTTGGGTCTTAATAATGGgtagctagtgggggtgataggtcatagagtgtgataggttataggaggtgATCGGTCATAAGAGTTCATAAGTCACATAGGTGAttggtgatggggtgatctacgtGACGGGTTTTATCTTCAGATTTAAaatttcgtcgaaagtatatcgaatgacctctctaatgaaagagcatgtgttaagtctgggattcgctgaagaagacttgctcgctgacacaTGTCGTCAGTAAGTCTTTAGcaagtcatcagcagatgaagagacgTTTTCAGCAAGTTGAATACTCCAACATGGtggtcatggcgggaagaattcaaatcaaatgaagacaaaaaggtcacatggtggttaaccaactgCAATATGCCTTGAATGGCAAAgatacatgttgggaccaaagcaagggttctctctcttacccgatttggtatagaagacaagggcacatgattcaagtaccatgagccaattggatgtcgacaaccaccatcaagtcacaatcaaagcaggctgtgttgccccaagtcttctcctatataaagcaacacaaccACATTGTATCAAgggtgttagtcaccttgaaagtgtatatcacttgtaattgtttaagtttttagtgtgtctagacttagcaattatcattgttcttttgtattcttgtaagtcaagtgtgtaagatcaaccatgtattcatcatttaatcaatgatacatatgattatccttgcattgatgtattacaattgaacttaactttgttcttgttatttacttgcttacttactttcttgtctaagttaattaaaacataagttgtgtaATCGTGGACCatcatgtggtatcagagccactgttcctaaatcattggaacaagatctgtttgcctccttgtgtttacatttAAGACTTCTATTTAATTCTTCttgaaaccttttttttttacaagaacatgtcttctgttcccagcctagtgaacacacgtgactttggctacGTGTCGATACCTCCTAAGTttgagcccaaagattttgggtcttggaaggagaggatgcttcttcacatctctggtgtggaaccctatttaatgaccatattaactgagggtccatacgtaccgatgtatgtccaaaggactccaggagctacacctgaagctcctgagatagtcaccgacctggttaaaccagaggttcaatggacagatgaagaaagaaagctggtaaatcttgatgctagactgaaaaacatgattattgttactcttcccactgaaatcatgaaactagtcatcaagtatccctcttcaaaggaagtatgggatagactagtcagcacctatgaaggatctgctgacctTATCAAGATCAAGAAAATTGATCTGAAAAGggcttatgaaaacttcttttctcttcctgatgaaagtcttgagagcacctatactcgctttaaagggttgctcaatgatatgacaaatgttggcattacccatgataactttgaggtatgtcacaaattcatcgactctcttcctcttaagtggcaaaacttaagacaaactcttcgtactacgaagaaaatccaagattttgatcttgaagaactttttggcactcttcaatttgaagaaagagcattggctcaaaatattcgagcctctgctgatgccaaaagacatgctggcccttcttcttcttctgtcagcatctcctctcatcctatttctgaccctattGCTCTTGTTTCTgctgagcccatcgatctctatgatggtgccagtacctcTAATCTTCCAGCATCCATTTAGACCCTCATaaatgagctggatgatgaagaaaaataagatttgtttaatgacttcatgggctttgccctggttGCTAGAAGAAGATACTCTAGAAGGTGGAATAATCGCAAAACGGttactcccctcaaacctcctgttgataaatcacaggaagagtgctggaggtgtggcaggaaaggccactaccagaaggagtgtagagtctccttacccaatcctgcttccaaaactaatccttccaaatctgctgatgaatatgggaacaaatattatcagctaAAGGCTAAGgtggctgaaacagaggatgcTAAAGTACCAGCAAAAGGTCTaattgctgaagaacatgattgggctgacttagatgattctgatgatgacgattatgttgatgtcatgtgccttatggcacttgctgacagtgatgctctgacaaaggatcaagtctcctctagtcagtgggtgaacgtcactgttaaaaagggcttgctaggtaaaggagtgtggtatttggacagcggttgTTCAAAACATATGACAGGCTCTAAGTCTCTGCTGGATGACTAtactgaggcacctggtcctttagtggtgtttggtgataattccactggacagactgaagggtatggtcttctttctaatggccttataaaattctcaaaagttgcttatgtaaatggattaaagcataatctcattagcataagtcaactatgtgatgctgactacaaggtaatccttgataaacatcaaggcactgtagtaaatGTCAACAAGGAAGTTGTCttggttgcaccaagaaaaagagatgtatatctcgtagacttcactcctatcaagactgatagtgagacttgtttctttgctaagtcagcatctgagttgaattggttatggcacaagcgtatgtcgcatgtgaatttcaaaaccataaactcactggccaaaaagaaccttgttcgtggccttcctcctctgtcttttgaaaaagataggctttgtggtgcttgtgaaaaaggcaaatgccatagagctactttcaaaaccaaacaagccaactctgttaaaGGTTGCTTTCACCTTTtacacatggacctttttggtccagtgaatgtccaaagtctaaatgGTAGCAAATACACTTTAGTCATTGTGGATGAAttttcacgatatacttggacaatttttcttacttctaagagtgatgctgctgatgaaattatcaaattcattaaaaaaatggaaaatctcaacagcataagggtcaaagaactcagaagtgatcatggcactgagtttagaaaccacactcttgaaaccttttgtgctgatcaagggatctcacaaaacttctcttccactagaactcctgagcaaaatggtgttgctgaaaggagaaatagaacccttatagaggcagcacgtactatgctcagtgagtcctctcttcccagtaggttttgggctgaagcagtcaacactgcttgtcacactcaaaatcgatgtctcattgtcaaaagacatgacaaaatagcatatgaagttttaagaggaaagaaacctcaaatcaaatactttcatgtatttggctgtccagtcTTTATTCTTAACAATAAGGATCctttagggaaatttgatcctaaagctgatgatggctactttgttggatactcttccaatagcaaagcttttagagtattcaatactcgtcttcaaaaagtggatgaatccattcatgtcacctttgatgaaagctcatctgcTCTTAATGATATTcagccatcttctactgaagagatcttcaatgagttcactaaccctcctatggaggatgctgactcatttaTTGATGCTTCTTGCTCTCCTCCCTCTCAGCATCTCTCTGAGGATAGTTCAGCTGACCCCGAGCTGGAgtaagttgctgctcatatctattcgattgagccagttgagcctatcttaaggtcaatccatgcagcatcagccaaaactagatcactggctgatgatgtgcaagttgatgactctgctgatgatgagtttcatgatgcttcagctaacactgaagacatggtgtctgctgatgaccccatcattgaTAACTCAAATCAGTCAAATGGCTCTACTGATCAAACTCCTCTTGATCCTTCcattaccattgatttctcctcttattcttctctTGCTGATCCCATGCAAATATCTTCCGCTGTcactctaggttcatcaagtgtcccatcacttaaatggacttcaagtcatcctgctcaccaaattattggtgatcctcagcagggcattgtgactagatcaacGACTAGAAACACGTGTCTATATGTtaacttcttgtcaatgataactcctaagaatattggagaggccatggttgacccatcatgggttgctgccatgcaagaagaactaactcaactccaaagacagcatgtttggttcttagttcctcttcctccaggca
The Erigeron canadensis isolate Cc75 chromosome 2, C_canadensis_v1, whole genome shotgun sequence DNA segment above includes these coding regions:
- the LOC122586937 gene encoding cytochrome P450 81Q32-like, with protein sequence MDPLFITIAVVVVATLFLVTKSYLSRKNLPPTIFPTLPIIGHLHLMNKPLYRTYAELTNKHGPILLLSFGSRRVLLLADPKLTEECFTKQNDIIFANRPNLLFGKILGDNFTNMAWSPYGEHFLNLRKISSTEFFSSHRINEFYNVRAQEGKIMLTSLASKCSTSSEVNLSSVINDFATNNLMMSVSGKRFSGEDEALGKQFQEIVKETFELGLSTNLADYIPFMRRFGSTKELEKKMHACVEKRDTFFHALIDQVRQGKGVLTDKWITMIGVFLKLQQQDPQHYTDDLITAVLLNILAAGIEKCTSITVWALALMLNNPHVLKKAHEEIDNIVGTDRLVEESDLSKLPYLRCIVNETMRLYPAVPTLLPHENSEDCVVGGYHIPKGAMLMVNQWAVQHDPKLWSDPQSFKPERFEGPESTTPPKLKYMPFGSGVRMCPGYGLGIPLIGLGLSLLIQCFDFERIGKDLVDMTEGGGLVMIKGQPLIAKCTPRPKTQKLISQA